The Etheostoma cragini isolate CJK2018 chromosome 15, CSU_Ecrag_1.0, whole genome shotgun sequence genome window below encodes:
- the LOC117958371 gene encoding axin-2-like isoform X2: MSRALMDHIASSFREDAPRPPVPGEEGEAPCYPGRLSVMKPLEPPKSVFFGSPGSSARRNEDGLGEPEGSASPDSPLSRWTKSLHSLLGDQDGALLFRTFLEREKCVDTLDFWFACNGFRQMDLKDTKTQRVAKAIYKRYIENNSIVAKQLKPATKTFIRDNVKKQHIDSAMFDQAQTEIQTNMEENAYQLFLTSDIYLEYVRTGGETPNHVNSIGLGDLKVVCGYLPTLNEEEEWNCDFKAKALVGLSAKAQRTTVSMRAVEVMERGYRSYKRGDSLNPCHVGSFAPVSSTNDSEVSSDAMTDDAMSVTDSSVDGIPPYKHGSKKQIQREMQRNMRMNSQVSLPAFPRTCRPPKEMVPMEPSQFAAQLISRLESLKRKQDTLNSLEEKLQQIQEEEEKEDTEIIGSAPQFSPHPLTLLPGSSDEDPQAILDKHLSRVLKSPGCQSPSVIPHSPRSSSPEHRPIMRAGFGIKALVRTGPSSSSVSSPDQGAVTLALGPNRTLVSRQSTKHIHHHYIHHHASPKTTEQIEREAALRVHGLCSSSAECQPCQPYQRSRSLGREMCGSISAESSVGRSSSLSRHMCRSGAEDGVAERCMEDLQLPSDTTDPTQNVLKWILESKRQGRHKSHSNQSTKKSFGGSSAQTHMWGGGGSCGHLRSHQPAQPFIQDPAMPPLPPPNTLAQLEEACRRLEEVSTKTTKQRHSMSSLQQEKSHLVPVQGEGSVPLSLANPSPAGLRTTSPGLQSEEYDASSVLPSLSSPLLCSSSSSSQP; encoded by the exons ATGAGCCGGGCGCTTATGGACCATATCGCCAGTAGTTTCCGAGAAGATGCTCCGCGACCCCCGGTGCCGGGGGAGGAGGGCGAGGCGCCCTGCTACCCCGGCAGACTCTCAGTGATGAAACCTCTGGAACCCCCCAAATCGGTTTTCTTCGGCTCTCCGGGATCCTCGGCGAGGAGGAACGAGGATGGTCTTGGGGAGCCAGAGGGGAGTGCTTCCCCGGACTCACCGCTTTCCCGGTGGACAAAGTCATTGCACTCTCTACTCGGGGACCAGGACGGTGCTCTCCTTTTTAGGACATTCCTGGAGCGAGAGAAATGCGTCGATACTTTAGACTTTTGGTTTGCCTGCAATGGCTTCAGGCAAATGGACCTCAAGGATACCAAAACGCAGAGAGTCGCCAAAGCAATTTACAAGCGCTACATCGAAAACAACAGCATTGTCGCCAAGCAGCTCAAGCCAGCGACTAAAACCTTCATACGGGATAACGTGAAGAAGCAACACATAGACTCTGCGATGTTCGACCAGGCGCAGACGGAGATCCAAACCAACATGGAGGAGAACGCGTACCAGTTGTTTCTGACCTCTGACATTTACCTCGAGTACGTGAGGACTGGGGGAGAAACCCCGAATCATGTCAACTCGATCGGATTGGGCGACCTTAAAGTTGTATGTGGATACCTGCCCACGCTCAACGAAGAGGAGGAGTGGAATTGTGATTTCAAAGCCAAAGCGCTGGTTGGATTGTCTGCGAAGGCGCAGAGGACCACCGTGTCCATGAGGGCGGTGGAGGTGATGGAAAGGGGATACAG ATCATACAAGAGAGGAGACTCACTCAACCCCTGCCATGTGGGCTCTTTTGCCCCCGTCAGCAGCACCAATGACAGCGAGGTGTCCAGTGACGCCATGACTGACGATGCCATGTCTGTGACTGACAGCAGTGT AGATGGCATCCCTCCGTATAAGCATGGCTCAAAGAAACAGATACAGAGGGAGATGCAACGCAACATGAGGATGAACAGCCAAGTCTCTCTGCCTGCTTTCCCG CGTACTTGCCGTCCTCCCAAGGAGATGGTCCCAATGGAGCCGTCACAGTTTGCAGCTCAGCTCATCTCCCGCCTGGAGAGCCTGAAGAGAAAGCAGGACACTCTCAACTCTCTGGAGGAGAAGTTGCAGCAGATTCAGGAG gaggaggaaaaagaagacaCAGAGATCATAGGAAGTGCTCCCCAGTTCTCTCCCCACCCCTTGACCCTCCTCCCTGGCTCCTCCGACGAGGACCCTCAGGCAATTCTGGACAAACACCTGTCTCGCGTCCTGAAGAGCCCCGGCTGCCAGTCCCCTTCTGTCATTCCCCACTCGCCTCGCTCCAGCTCCCCAGAGCACAGGCCCATCATGCGGGCAGGCTTTGGAATCAAGGCCCTGGTTAGGACAGGGCCCTCCAGTTCTTCTGTCTCTAGTCCTGACCAAGGGGCTGTCACTCTGGCCTTGGGCCCTAACAGGACCTTAGTAAGCAGGCAGAGCACAAAACACATCCACCACCACTACATCCACCACCATGCCAGTCCTAAGACTACGGAGCAGATTGAAAGGGAGGCAGCCCTCAGGGTGCATGGTCTGTGCTCCAGCAGTGCTGAGTGCCAGCCTTGCCAGCCTTACCAGCGCAGCCGCAGTCTGGGCAGGGAGATGTGTGGGTCCATCTCAGCAGAGAGCAGTGTGGG GCGTTCAAGTTCTCTGTCAAGGCATATGTGTCGTTCAGGGGCTGAGGATGGAGTAGCAGAAAGGTGTATGGAGGACTTACAGCTGCCCAGTGACACGACAGATCCCACCCAGAATGTGTTGAAGTGGATCCTGGAAAGTAAACGGCAAGGCAGACACAAGTCTCACAG TAACCAGAGCACCAAGAAATCCTTTGGAGGCTCGTCTGCGCAGACGCACATGTGGGGTGGTGGTGGAAGCTGTGGCCACCTACGTAGCCACCAGCCAGCCCAACCATTCATCCAGGATCCAGCCATGCCTCCTCTGCCCCCTCCCAACACTTTGGCCCAGCTGGAGGAGGCCTGCCGCAGACTGGAGGAGGTCTCCACCAAGACCACCAAGCAAAG GCATTCAATGTCCAGTCTCCAGCAAGAGAAGAGCCACCTAGTGCCTGTCCAGGGTGAAGGGTCCGTCCCTCTGTCTCTAGCCAATCCCAGTCCTGCTGGCCTCCGCACCACCAGCCCCGGTCTCCAATCAGAAGAGTACGATGCCTCTAGCGTCCTGCCctcactctcctctcctctcctctgctcctcttcctcctcctctcagccATAA
- the LOC117958371 gene encoding axin-2-like isoform X1: MSRALMDHIASSFREDAPRPPVPGEEGEAPCYPGRLSVMKPLEPPKSVFFGSPGSSARRNEDGLGEPEGSASPDSPLSRWTKSLHSLLGDQDGALLFRTFLEREKCVDTLDFWFACNGFRQMDLKDTKTQRVAKAIYKRYIENNSIVAKQLKPATKTFIRDNVKKQHIDSAMFDQAQTEIQTNMEENAYQLFLTSDIYLEYVRTGGETPNHVNSIGLGDLKVVCGYLPTLNEEEEWNCDFKAKALVGLSAKAQRTTVSMRAVEVMERGYRSYKRGDSLNPCHVGSFAPVSSTNDSEVSSDAMTDDAMSVTDSSVDGIPPYKHGSKKQIQREMQRNMRMNSQVSLPAFPRTCRPPKEMVPMEPSQFAAQLISRLESLKRKQDTLNSLEEKLQQIQEEEEKEDTEIIGSAPQFSPHPLTLLPGSSDEDPQAILDKHLSRVLKSPGCQSPSVIPHSPRSSSPEHRPIMRAGFGIKALVRTGPSSSSVSSPDQGAVTLALGPNRTLVSRQSTKHIHHHYIHHHASPKTTEQIEREAALRVHGLCSSSAECQPCQPYQRSRSLGREMCGSISAESSVGRSSSLSRHMCRSGAEDGVAERCMEDLQLPSDTTDPTQNVLKWILESKRQGRHKSHSNQSTKKSFGGSSAQTHMWGGGGSCGHLRSHQPAQPFIQDPAMPPLPPPNTLAQLEEACRRLEEVSTKTTKQRHSMSSLQQEKSHLVPVQGEGSVPLSLANPSPAGLRTTSPGLQSEEMKECKKSFGGETVVTYFFCGEEIPYRRNMKSHSLTLGHFKEQLRKKGNYRYYFKKASDEFECGAVFEEVSDDGSLLPSYQGKILGKVERME; encoded by the exons ATGAGCCGGGCGCTTATGGACCATATCGCCAGTAGTTTCCGAGAAGATGCTCCGCGACCCCCGGTGCCGGGGGAGGAGGGCGAGGCGCCCTGCTACCCCGGCAGACTCTCAGTGATGAAACCTCTGGAACCCCCCAAATCGGTTTTCTTCGGCTCTCCGGGATCCTCGGCGAGGAGGAACGAGGATGGTCTTGGGGAGCCAGAGGGGAGTGCTTCCCCGGACTCACCGCTTTCCCGGTGGACAAAGTCATTGCACTCTCTACTCGGGGACCAGGACGGTGCTCTCCTTTTTAGGACATTCCTGGAGCGAGAGAAATGCGTCGATACTTTAGACTTTTGGTTTGCCTGCAATGGCTTCAGGCAAATGGACCTCAAGGATACCAAAACGCAGAGAGTCGCCAAAGCAATTTACAAGCGCTACATCGAAAACAACAGCATTGTCGCCAAGCAGCTCAAGCCAGCGACTAAAACCTTCATACGGGATAACGTGAAGAAGCAACACATAGACTCTGCGATGTTCGACCAGGCGCAGACGGAGATCCAAACCAACATGGAGGAGAACGCGTACCAGTTGTTTCTGACCTCTGACATTTACCTCGAGTACGTGAGGACTGGGGGAGAAACCCCGAATCATGTCAACTCGATCGGATTGGGCGACCTTAAAGTTGTATGTGGATACCTGCCCACGCTCAACGAAGAGGAGGAGTGGAATTGTGATTTCAAAGCCAAAGCGCTGGTTGGATTGTCTGCGAAGGCGCAGAGGACCACCGTGTCCATGAGGGCGGTGGAGGTGATGGAAAGGGGATACAG ATCATACAAGAGAGGAGACTCACTCAACCCCTGCCATGTGGGCTCTTTTGCCCCCGTCAGCAGCACCAATGACAGCGAGGTGTCCAGTGACGCCATGACTGACGATGCCATGTCTGTGACTGACAGCAGTGT AGATGGCATCCCTCCGTATAAGCATGGCTCAAAGAAACAGATACAGAGGGAGATGCAACGCAACATGAGGATGAACAGCCAAGTCTCTCTGCCTGCTTTCCCG CGTACTTGCCGTCCTCCCAAGGAGATGGTCCCAATGGAGCCGTCACAGTTTGCAGCTCAGCTCATCTCCCGCCTGGAGAGCCTGAAGAGAAAGCAGGACACTCTCAACTCTCTGGAGGAGAAGTTGCAGCAGATTCAGGAG gaggaggaaaaagaagacaCAGAGATCATAGGAAGTGCTCCCCAGTTCTCTCCCCACCCCTTGACCCTCCTCCCTGGCTCCTCCGACGAGGACCCTCAGGCAATTCTGGACAAACACCTGTCTCGCGTCCTGAAGAGCCCCGGCTGCCAGTCCCCTTCTGTCATTCCCCACTCGCCTCGCTCCAGCTCCCCAGAGCACAGGCCCATCATGCGGGCAGGCTTTGGAATCAAGGCCCTGGTTAGGACAGGGCCCTCCAGTTCTTCTGTCTCTAGTCCTGACCAAGGGGCTGTCACTCTGGCCTTGGGCCCTAACAGGACCTTAGTAAGCAGGCAGAGCACAAAACACATCCACCACCACTACATCCACCACCATGCCAGTCCTAAGACTACGGAGCAGATTGAAAGGGAGGCAGCCCTCAGGGTGCATGGTCTGTGCTCCAGCAGTGCTGAGTGCCAGCCTTGCCAGCCTTACCAGCGCAGCCGCAGTCTGGGCAGGGAGATGTGTGGGTCCATCTCAGCAGAGAGCAGTGTGGG GCGTTCAAGTTCTCTGTCAAGGCATATGTGTCGTTCAGGGGCTGAGGATGGAGTAGCAGAAAGGTGTATGGAGGACTTACAGCTGCCCAGTGACACGACAGATCCCACCCAGAATGTGTTGAAGTGGATCCTGGAAAGTAAACGGCAAGGCAGACACAAGTCTCACAG TAACCAGAGCACCAAGAAATCCTTTGGAGGCTCGTCTGCGCAGACGCACATGTGGGGTGGTGGTGGAAGCTGTGGCCACCTACGTAGCCACCAGCCAGCCCAACCATTCATCCAGGATCCAGCCATGCCTCCTCTGCCCCCTCCCAACACTTTGGCCCAGCTGGAGGAGGCCTGCCGCAGACTGGAGGAGGTCTCCACCAAGACCACCAAGCAAAG GCATTCAATGTCCAGTCTCCAGCAAGAGAAGAGCCACCTAGTGCCTGTCCAGGGTGAAGGGTCCGTCCCTCTGTCTCTAGCCAATCCCAGTCCTGCTGGCCTCCGCACCACCAGCCCCGGTCTCCAATCAGAAGA GATGAAGGAGTGTAAAAAGAGTTTTGGAGGCGAGACAGTGGTGACATATTTCTTCTGTGGTGAGGAGATCCCCTACCGCAGGAACATGAAGAGCCACAGTCTCACCCTGGGCCACTTTAAGGAGCAGCTCCGCAAGAAGGGCAACTACAG ATACTACTTCAAGAAGGCCAGTGATGAGTTTGAGTGTGGTGCAGTGTTTGAGGAGGTGTCAGACGACGGCTCCTTACTGCCCAGCTACCAGGGCAAGATCCTGGGCAAGGTGGAGAGGATGGAGTGA